GTATTGTATCTCTCAACACTGTAATTTAAATATGGCCAAAAAATTCCCAAAATTCAATTTAGaaacatatgtattttttatatgataataaaacaagaatccaaataaaaaagtgccCAAGTGCACAAAGCATAATTGGTAGTAGTCGCATTATATTAGATAGTGGTCAAGATGATATTACAGAAGTAACTCATTATACATCTCCAGTACAATCTTCACCTGATGACAAACCTTCAAAACCTGTCTACTATTCTGGGTTATCAGCATTAGGAATTGCTTTCACTTGCATGGTTTTGTATAAAGTATAAAAAGTAtaattgttaaatatattattatatattaattactAACATA
The Plasmodium cynomolgi strain B DNA, scaffold: 0498, whole genome shotgun sequence DNA segment above includes these coding regions:
- a CDS encoding CYIR protein (putative;~vir-type antigen); this encodes MYFLYDNKTRIQIKKCPSAQSIIGSSRIILDSGQDDITEVTHYTSPVQSSPDDKPSKPVYYSGLSALGIAFTCMVLYKYTLLRCFMRSLISKKEKLRQTTNKNLSQQWMEKTSE